TTGATTTTCAATGTTATGAAAGCACAAATCTGATGCCCATCGAGCTGTTTATCATACctaagaataatttttggtgTTGGTCTCTTGATTTTTTGTTAGCATCATGCTTTTTTAATTGGTGACAGCTTAGTTTGTGGCTTCTGTTAAGTTGCAAAAATTCAACTCAGCATGCAATTGTTCAGCTAGTGACCCACTCAATGGTCGAGTTTCATCATCTCTGTGACTGCTTTGAAACAGTTGGCCATCTCTGTCCTGCGTACCCTGTAACATAGTGAAGTTTCTAAGCTAGTGGCAGTTGCTGATAGATATCCTTCCCTTGTATTTGGAAAAATGGTGTGTGGTTTATCTTGTAACCTCTTAAAGCTACTGAAGCTGTTGTTCTCTTCGAATATTAGGTGTAAGCATGAGGATGACTCTGACAATGCAGAGCAGTGGGAAATTAGCTGTGATTGGGGATCAAATGCATATCAAGATCAAGACATTTTGCTAGATGGTTATCAAATATGTAATGAATTTGACGAACGGACTGAGCTTTTGTAGAGTACGTGTCCGAGAAAAGTTGAATAGAACTTCATCCAACTATTTTCAAATGTACACCAAATAACCATCAAATACTCTGTGCTGGAGTTTGCAAAATTTTCAACTCTCCCTCTAAGGTTCTCAAAATGTTGAGTTCAGACAAAGTCTATAGCAATTGGAGTAAACTTGTCCCTGAAGGATTTGTAATGTCAGAAGGTGACAAACATATCTGCCTCCACTCTATTAAATAGTTAATTAGTTATAAGTAGATGAAGAGACCGAGGTGTTGATCTTCTTGCAGTCTCTTAGGTCATAGTGTTTACCAAATGGGTTCAAGTTGTATCTTTCGTGCAGGAGTGATTGATACTTTTTTCATAACCTCAACCATTAGATTGTCCTTTGCACAAATTTTAAAGCATTCTCATCTTTGTCTTCATCTGTCTGCACAGATCTCAAAATGAATATTGTACAATCCAATGATAGACGTCGCGAAAGAAGGGAAATCATTCTTTCGCACCAATAATGCAACCCAAACCCTTACCAAATTTCAAGTATGTTGTAATAAAAAGACACGACTTGGCAGACAGCCAGAAACTACCAAACTAGCTATAGATGCCAGTGCTATTGTTCCTATATTCATTGATGGAGACTTCTATGCACTTGATCTCTTAGGCATCAATGCAAACGAACAAAAGTATGAATTCAAGTAGTTGTGTGGCTAACCACATCTTTATACAAATCGGCTGTTTGTGCACATCAATAACAAGTTAGCATTGAGAGGCGTTTTCTTTGTATGTGCTGTTATATGTGTGAAAGATATCATGTAAATGAACAGGACGAACAATTGAATCAGAATGGTCTTGGGAGCATTGGTATAGGTTGGAGTTGATGGACCCTCCGGCCATAGCAAAACGCTGGGCATCACATTCTAGTTCAGATGGTGATTGTGGTAGCTCAAGAGCCTGGATTTCCTTCAACAATTTCTTTTCTTCACGGTAGGAAGCTAAAAGCCTGTTAATAGCTTACCAAGAAGGGCCTCATCAATTAACATAAAATAGTCTATTAGCAAAAGGATATGTCATCTGTTGTGTTTGTTGCAGTGCTAGGCAATCTTAGAAGATAATCTAAGTTACTTTCAATATAGATTGCCatcattaaattattaataattttgatTACTGCGTTTGGTATATGCAATTAATATTGTAGTAAAATTACTGAGGATTTTGATCGgcatatttggtatgacaattagattattgataatgtgaaatcaaaattttaaaatatcttcataaaattttataaaattttaaattactggagaagagtttgattttattttttaaatttaaattaaaatttttaaaatacgcgCTCATAATGGCCGATCTTTCAGAACTCGAGACGGCGGTTGGATCGTCGGAGAAGGGGGCAGTGGTGATGGAGATGAAAGAGGAGAGATCGATGCTGGTATAGAAGTGGGGACTGTGTTCGGAGATAATGAGGGCATGGGCAGAGGGGAGGCGATCGAGAGCGGTGACGGCATggaggagttcggagaagaaggggagggtgaGAGTTGTCAGGAGAGGGAGTGGGAGGTGggttttgtataatttttttaaaaataattttgttcaatttttttttacaatattatcaaataaataataatctGGATAGTCATTTTTTCAATCTGAATTACTCCTAAAATGCATACTAAACATACTAATCTTGTGGGCTTACTTTAAATTACTGATAATTTGAATAGATTGCCTGCTATCAAATGCAACCTAAGTGTTACACACGGTGAGATGAGCAATGTAAATAAAGGTTGCTTACAATTTCAAACTGAATGAAATAATTCAGTGTAACACTTCGTGACACCAAAAATAATTGTTCATACTCCACGTAGAATTATTGTacccttcttttcctttttggcggCGGACTTtcgattttttattattattttcgtGGCGGAGCGGAGCGATAAAAGGCGGGAATTTGAGTCCCCCGGCCCCAGCccgattttttattattattttcgtGGCGGAGCGGAGCGATAAAAGGCGGGAATTTGAGTCCCCCGGCCCCAGCCCCTATAAATATTGAATCCCCCCACAACGCAAACCTTCTCTTTCCGCTCGCCATGGGGAAAAAGAAGCGATCTCGGGTTTCCGAGGACGAGGACGAGAAGGCCCAAGAGATCCCACGGGCCGGCGAATCATCGACGATGATTCCCACAGAGAAGAGCTTATACGAGGTATTCCAAGTCCCTTTCCTTTCTCTTATTTTGAATAATTAGGGGAACCGGAATCTCTCCTTGTTATGGGAAAGAACGATTCCAATCAACCGTTCACCCCCCACCTGTTTTCTTTTAGATCCATTGTTTTGATGTGATGGGTTATCGATATGTTGATTTTTTCGAATTAGGGTTTTGCAGTCATGGTTTAGTGCCCAGAAATTTTGGAGAAAGGCTGCTGATTTTTATCAAACAGGTGGTGGGTGGAAAGTCTTTCGTTGCATGATCGGATTAGATGACCGATGGTGCGAGATTCGAGAAGATCACTTGTTTGTTAGTTACGTGTTGTAGGAAAATAGAGAAATTTGCAAAAGGAGCGTGATTTATTTGATAGGGTTCAGTTCTTATCCGATTTATGCTTTCAGAGTGAATTTCCTAAGTAATCATGTAAGCTATCATATTAATGAGCCGGGTTCTATTTATTTGATAGGGTTTAGTTCTTATCCGATTTATGCTTTCAGAGTGAAATTTCCTAAGTAATCATGTAAGATATCATATTAATGAGCCGGGTTCGATTTGTTTGATAGGGTTTAGTTCTTATCCGATTTATGCTTTCAGAGTGAAATTGCCTAAGTAATCATGTAAGATATCATATTTAACAGGCTGTATCCCGTAGCTTTTGGTTTCTGAGGATGACAGAGGTGATATCCTTATGTGAAATTGGGGCTAGAGAAGGATATCGTAAAGAAAGGGGCTTAGATTTGGGTATCAAGACGTTACAAGACTGCGGGTATTTGGACGGGAACTTCTAGGAAGCATTTGAAAAGACGATCGTCCATGGATGAGTCTGCCCCAGTAGAAATTGTGGTAAAGAATTGGATGACTGGCTGGAAACGGATGAGACTATATGGCTATAGTAATTCATAAAATCGCAATCCATCCTCTCATTCTTTGAGGAGGTTTAAGTTTTAGTTAAATTATTCCAGCACCATCCAGTGGTCTTTTTGCCAACTGAATAATTCAATAAATGCATTGCTTTGATGGTTCCCTCTTCTTGCTTTAATGCTTTTCCCTCCTTATAATTCTCAAGGTTTAAATTTCATTTATCCTTGTTAATATCTATTTTAAGGAAGGTATCTAATACAAGCATCTTCACTGTATAGTTCACTTTTgccattattttttaaaaatatcaggtAAAAAAAAATTGGCTCATTCTAAGAATTATGAATTTATTAACCATCCTTTTTTCCCCCCCAGATCCTGGGTGTGGAGAGAACAGCATCTCAGCAGGAAATAAAGAAAGCATACTATAAGTTGGCCTTGCGTCTTCATCCAGATAAGAATCCCGGAGATGAGGTACAGGACCATAATTGGCTTTAGAGTAGTGACTTCTTGTTTGACATTGCAGTTAGGCTGCTGACTTTTTTCCTTCTACATCAGGAAGCCAAGGAAAAGTTTCAGCTCTTGCAGAAGGTGATATCTATTCTTGGGGATGAAGAGAAAAGGGCATTATATGATCAGACTGGTTATGCTGATGATGATGTAAGGACACTgaagatttttttcatttttatcattttttttaccaAAAGATCAATTGATTGGCTCTTATTAGTTGTGTGATATTTGCCATATTTGATCAGGGCCTGGTTGGCGAAGCTGCCGAAAATCTGCAAGAGTTTTTCAGATCAATGTATAAAAAGGTTTGAGCAATTTCTCAGAGACAGCGATGATAATCTTTTCTCTagctattttttaaatctaaatagttGAACCTTTTTCTTGTGATACTTGTATTGCTCCATTTGGCTGCAGGTAACAGAGGCTGATATTGAAGAATTTGAAGCTAATTACAGAGGGTCAGATTCAGAGAAAAAAGATTTAAAGGATTTGTATATAAAATGCAAGGGCAATATGAACAGGTACTACAGAATTAGACACATTTAGCTTTACCTTTCTAGAGAGCTGTGACTTTTTTTTCACTGCCTGGTTATTGACCTGCCTTCAAGCTGTTGTGCTTAAATGTTTGATGATAGAAGCAGGCTCAGGGCTGCTGGCCATCCATTGCCATTCTCAACAATATGATTTCTTGTTGATGTTAAAACTAAAGAAATTCTTTACTAATACGATTTTTTATGACATCCTTCCATCCAGGCTTTTCTGTTCGATGCTTTGTTCTGAGCCAAAGTTGGATTCGCACCGGTTCAAAGATACAATTGATGAGGCAATAGCTGAAGGTGTGATGTGTTTCCTGTTATTGGCAGAGAAGTATAATAATTAATTCttcaattattcatcataaattattttcaatCCAAACAGCCGATATACCTCTGATTCCATTGATTGGAAGGACCCTGACAAACATCCTGGATACCTTCTCTTTGTGGAACTTGTCTTTTACTCAAATGACCTGTAATTCCTCTTATAGGAGAACTGAAGACGACCAAAGCATATCAGAAATGGGCGAAGCAGGTTTCTCAGACAGAACCACCTACCAATCCTCTAGAGAGAAGGGGGAAGTGAGTGGCTCTCTTGCCTGAATTTTTTCTAGCCATTTATGCGAGTAGTTCCTTTCTAAGTCTAATTATTATCTTTGAAAACCTTTGTAGGTCGAAGAAACAACCAGAAGCAGATCTTGTTGCAATAATCTCTAAACGCAGGAACCAGAGGAAACATCAGTTTGACTCTGTACTCTCCTCCATCATGGCCAAGTGCAATGCGGATGCTGCCCCAGAACCTTCAGAACAAGAGTTTGAGATGGCCCGTAAAAGAATTGAAAGCAGCAAGCAAGCCAAAAAGAAGAGGCATTAATCTGTTACCATTTTGTATTATTCTGAGTGAGGAAGACAGCTGAAAGGTGATTGTGTTAACCATCCTTTGTATAGCCTATATCAGTAATTATTCCTGTCTCAAAGATTATTTTCAATTTAGGGTACTGTTATTTTGTTCAAACGGAGAAAATTTTAAACTGTCTATGCTAGTTGTGTTCAATGTCTTTCATTCCCAAGTCTCAATAGCTCATGTGGGTGGTATTGTTCAAGTGAAAGTCAGACAAACTTTACATCGTCTTTGTACCATGTAGTGAATGTTAAATACCCGAGAGCATATTTAATTTTGAGGTGCTTCTGACCGGCTGTAGTGGTTAATCATGGTTTTAAGTTTTGATATTGTACATCAATCTACAGAGGTTAAACAATCAAAAAGAATATATTAACAAATTCTAGAGCaactaaaagattttttttttttttttggtaaaaagaaactaaaggatTTTATAAATGTTATGTAATTGGAGGATTTtaactccatcttttcttttgtatAGAAGGCAGTCCAGGCAGCAAAAGGTTTTGGATCTCCTTTCGTcaaagagaaatcttgatttatgtCTTGCTGAGATCTTGGCTAATGTGGTAACTCTATAATTAATttccttacaaaaaaaaaaagattttaatatttattattcaaaaagtGACTTGAAATTCTAAAAGACGGATTAGAAAATTTTGGCTGATATTCTAAAACTCTGTGGCAATATATAGCAATAGCGACATAAGCCGATATCTCTGCCGATGTAAAAATACCTGGTTCTCTTAGTATTTCTGGGTACCATCCTAATCAAGGGAAAAAAATGAGCTAAGATTGGAAATGGGCTCAGATCGGGCCAGCTATTCGTCGAGCTTGAAGGCCAGGTCAAACAGTATTCGGGTCTGGCTCGGGCCTAACATAGGACCTAAATAAATGTAAGACCAAGCTCGGCCCGATGCTTGGTACGGCCCGTGCACAACCTGAAGTCCAAGCCTGACAAGCCTGGTCTGAGCtgaaaatagctcctctccactctctctctcctctctcccttccaatctccctcccctctctcctGCCTCGCATCTCATATCCCTCCCATTTTCACTCTCTCCTGATCTCTTTTTCCCATGTCCTCTGCCTACTTGAatcagagaaattctttgtacaccatggACAGTGTAGAAAATCTAATGTGCAGCGCACCATCTTATCTGATTAGTCCATATAGTTATCACTTTCCAACGCGTATTTAatgtctataattttatttttttatttgaaattttaaataacaaaaatatctttattttttgaaaaaaattataacttatatctatattatgacattttgcGTGTAGGAAATCATAATTTGAcacatgatatcataatttttttaaagagtatcggcattttcgtcattcaaaattttcaaatgaaaaagagaATTGTAGGtattaaatgcatgttgaaaagtagttagataaaaatatctctctcgtattataatattttggaccattttatgatattatgcgtgcagaaagtcataatttgatgtatgatgtcataatatgctaaaaaatatgataaatttttttcaaagaaaaagaatattttcgttattcaaaattttaaatgaaaaaataaaattataggtattaaatatgcattaaaaaatAATGGCTACGATCAATCGGACAAGATGATGTACTCTATATTGAATTTTTTGCACCGTCTGTGGTACACAAATAATTTCCCcttgaatgaaattttttggACTGGGCTCAAACTACATGGAAACACAACCTGGTCCACTTTAGCCCTAAAATTAATGGAACAAATACCATTTACCCTCATTGTtacatatattattaatcatgcaTAATATATACCAAATATTCGCAAATCATGATCGATCAAATCCTTCCAAAATGGGACCAATCTATCACATGGTATCATCGTATATCTTATCAAAATCTTCCATATTTTTGTATTACCTTCAATCCTTGATTTGAGACGTGTACTTCTGCAAGTCGTTACTCATTAGTTTTTTATACCGCACTCTCACTCCCTTTCGAGATAGTATTCAGATCTTCGATTGACACAATGAGGTTTGGGTGGCCCATTCCGGGGTTTAATATCCTTTTAATTTGTCCAtcctctcaaacacatcctagTCTATTCATTTACGCCATGAGATGCAAATAAGAATAAAAAAACCACTTTTCTTTCAATGCGACAGCCATCCATACCTCAAATACAACTGGCAATTTTAATTATCCCAGCTGTGGTCTGAAATCTAATATTAAACCTTCCTTCAATTTTGGAGTTAATTGGTCTAAGAGAATCTATAAGCAAGCAAGCACAGCCTTCTTTCATGGTATGATTATCTTACAGCCTGAACAATATATAGTTTTCATTCTGTCCGTGAATTGATCAACGGCAGATGATAAAACAAGACGTGTACGGTTGGGAATCAATCAACTTGCTGCGTGCTGCCCCATTCAAGAGGGCTGATTTATTGTGGATCAACCAACCCAAGTTGCAACTGATACTTGTCTGGGATTTAATTTATTCAAATTAATTCATAAATCAATCTCAAATCCAACCTTCCCTTCATCACGAGAACATATGCAACATAAAAAGAAGGAACCAAATAATTAACGCATAGATTTGCCAACGAATTAAACCAAATTAGGACTTAATTCATTCATTTCGAGAACACACCACACATATATaaacttctctccttcttcctcgtTACAAAGAATCTAGTGCAAGTAATAGGCGAAGAAGGAGAGGACCGAGGCACCGACCAGTGCCCCAAGGGCAGGGGTGACCGCGAATGAGCCGCTGGAGGGGCCCGGTGCCGGGGCCTCAGCAGCCAACGCGGTGGTGGCCgaggcagcggcgacgacgacggcGCAAACGATCTTCTTCATCTCCATCGCGGTCGAGTTGGGTTGGGGATTACGTCGCCGGAACTCTGCCTTGGATCTTTCGAGCTCACAAAGGCTTGAGAGGGCAAGGGAATCGGTGGCAGGGGTTTTTATAGGAAGGCTTGGTGATTGGTTTTGCCATACATAGTAGTTAAATTAACGGgggcggagagagagagaggttaggCTTCTATGGCCTTTGTTTTATTAGGGTTTATTTGTGGAGCTGGTGGCCGCCACGTGGCGATGGGAGGGTGATAACTGTTTACGTGCGGGCATGTGCATGAGAATTTTCGGGCATTGGGTGAACGACATGACCGGGTCCCGGTCGTTAGTAGTTAGTGGCCGGTGAGGGGTGAGTTGCATGTGTTAGCATAGCACAGTTGTGGTAAATGAATGGAGTTTGGATCCTCTACATACATCTTTATGTAGGCTAGATACCCGATCGATGGTTGCCGCTCATCATATGAATCTCTACAAACACACCCAATGCCATACATGATGCAAGCTCCTGACAAATGATAGCTATTTGTCTATGAGATGGATGATATGATGGTTATCTGCTGCATACTGCTCTTTGGTGCAAAAAGTGCGGCCCATGAGATCATGAGTCAAATGGAATGGGCAACAGAGCTCTCCATAGCAGGGGGTAGACTTTTGGGTGAATTTGCTGGTCTTATAGGCTGGGTGTGCCTCTCATGTGGGAACAATATAAGTTGGGCCCACTACAGTGGGCGGCTAATCATGTTAATTGTTTGGTAGACTGGTCATCAGAGATTATCTTATTGTTAGGACAGTACTAGTATATGTTATATGGAGGGTATATGATGTGCTGTACGAAGGCCGTCTGGAAGATGATTGGGGTGGCACGGCCAAGCAAGACATGGTTGGTGGCACAACCAAATGTGGACTGTCATGGACCCCACATTGCTGATATTTCGAGGGCGCCCACTAAGCCCAGGCTGTTTTGACAGAGGCAATCCGCCAGTCTTGGCTTTTTAGACCGCCCGGGTGGGTCCCGTCATAGAAGGAAACGACGTACCACAAATGATTCCAATGACAACGTCGATTCTTGCGGTGtcgaggctttttttttttttttttttctttcctcctcccttcAAAGAAACGGAAAATGCAAGAAAAATCAACAGTTCTGACCGGGTAGATGCTTTGATGCATCTTTCATGCCTACAAATGGAATGCATGAAAACTGATTCAGTAATCCCATAATCAACTAATCCATAGTATtttcatgagaattttttttggattcacTAAAATTTATTAAACCATCCATAtgcatcaaaaataaaatatctaacaaGTCAGTAGAAAATTATTCATGCGCAGAAGATAAGACGAGCTGAATAGCATTTCTTTCTTAAAAGACAAATAGACATCAACTAGACCATGCATACTGATAATCAGAATTGGGTTGGAGAGCAATATTCTGGCTTTCACAAGTAGAGATTCTTGATTGGGCGGACTTTGCTCTAATTTTAGTAAAAAGAATCGTTCATCGTCGAATCTGTGAGGCTCCTGACATGTCTTCTAAAAGTGCATGACACGTGGATGGAACTCAAAGTCCATATCCCTCACTCCCATCATGTACGTCCATGTTGAGCCAATGAAGCCAACAAGAGAAAGAAGTAACTTTTCCAAGGATCGCTGAGTAAGGGTGCAAATGGGTAGGGCCAATatcaatgctttttttttttttttcactttgttCAAGCTAATGATGCTTCGCGTGCTATTTTGACTCAATCTTGCTTTATGTGCTCACAATCACGTATAGGATGAATCCAGCTAAATGTTGATACTTGTACTTTGCCTATTACAAGCCAACACAAGAATACAAGATTATCACCTATAACTTTTCGTTGTcgaattttatttattattaatttaacaaATGTTagggatgtttatttgaaatatttttgtgTAAGAAGGATCAAAATGTAGTATTGAAATTGAGAGATGTAtagataatttaggattattaagATGTATGGAACATCTTCTTGAATTTGAATATAAGAATGTTTTTGGATATATTATATTCATCAAATGATTTCAAattagaaagaatgggatgaacaTTCAAGCAGCATAAAAGAGGGAGGGACATTTAACGGTATAAAAAGATATTTCACATCAGCAGAATGTATCCAATCAAAGGCTGTATATCCATAGAAAAAGACATTATATGTACCATGAAAGTATGTATTTAGAATCAAGGAAGGTTAAAATATCGAAAATTAATCGCATTcattcagcaaaaaaaaaatatttatatcctCCATAGAATTTTGATAATATAACTTTCCTTATCCCTAGTTACAAATCAACCTAGATCAAGTGACTTATGTTTGCAAGAAAGCCTTTTTGTTAGGCTTTCGGATTGATCATGATATTTGGCTATGCTAACTAGAGATGCGAAATGACTAGGTTACCCATGGTTACTCTAAACCAAGGATTCACTTGGaggtaaaagaaaaatagaaaattggGTATTGTTTTCTTTCTCCTTCCACCACCCACCATGCCACCACCTCCAACAACTCAATAACAACACCTTTGGAGCTGCCACCCTCAACAGCCCTCAGCACCCATATGCTATAATAGGCCCCCCACTATTGTGCAGCTTATCCTAGTCTTAGTACTCATTCCTCCACTACCGTTTGATTCAGCTTGGTAAAGGATACTAAGGGGATTCTTGGTTGGGGAAAATTGAGGTTTGAAATGAGAATTAGAATGGATGATTCTCATTCCAGCTGCTTAGTTGAAGAGAgtcccattctgatttcgattccaaaGAAATAGGAAGAGTCCAATTTATCTAAAATTCAATTCCTACTATCTCTTATGGATTCAAATTGCTATTCTGATTCTGTTAGGATTCGAGTAttgaaaaataatagataaaatgAAAGCAAAAATCATgctaacaataatatcaaaagtacaaaaaAATCACAGTAATCACAAGAATATCAGAATTTAACGTGGTTCGATCAAAATCTATGTCCATATAGGATCAGAGTAAAAAGGAGCTTTCACTATAATAATAGTTTAGAgtacaaaatttttttctaatactaTATTAAGAACACCGTTctaatacaagaaagaagaaatcTAAGATTAAATAAATCTCTAGTAGAATCTTTGATAGAATAACTCTAATCCAAGATTGAGCGAAATCCTTCGATTgatgttcttcaatttttttatttaaatgaaGCATCCTTGaagcctcttttcttctctcactATCTTTTTTGGTGGTTCACAGTCTCTCCCTCTTTCTGTGGTCATATTTTAATATCCACGGACTCTCCTTTTTGTAGCATAAAAGTTAGAGTCTATTTTGGACTCACTTTCCACGTCTCCTTGTGACCGTCGcatcttgttttttctttttctctccatgCATTGCTAGTTTCCATACCGTCCCTTGCTTTTTCATGCACACAGGACTTTATAGCCCAATTTATAGAGTCCTATTtagactcttcttctccttttcttctttttttaaagtGGTAGGTCCCATATGAGAGGGACCATACTAACAAATCTTCCCCTTTCGACTCATATGGGGAGTTTCACCAAGCCTGCAGCATCCTTACACTTCATCAATTTTATCTCTAAAACTAGCTTCATCAACAAATTAGAACTGTTTTCTTTAGTGTTAACTTTTCAAGTTTGAACTGCTTCATCTTTAGCGCATCCCGAATCCAATGATATCTGACGTCGCTGTGTTTTGTCCTTGAATGAAATGTCGAATTTTTATTGAAATGGATTCACTTTGGCTATCACTATAGATGGCGTATATCTTTGCTCTCTATCAAGCTCCTCAAATAAGTTCTTAAGCCATAACACTTCTTTACCAATCTCTATTATGGTGATGTATTTCATCTCTGTCGATGACCATACAACATACTTGTATAACTTCAATTGCCACAACACCGCTCCTCCAGAGAATATCATCAAATAACCTAACATGGATTTTTGTGTGTCTATATTCCCACCATGTTCGTATCTGTGTAAGTCTGTAGCACATGATCTCTATTACTGTATATAAACATATCATGGATGTCCTTTTAAAGTACCTCATTATCCACTTTATGCTTCCAAatattttttcttgagatttgaAAGAAACCGACTGATCATACCAACCGCATGAGCAATATCGGATCTGATGCATACTATAGCATACATAAGACTTCCCATAGCAGagacataaaaaattttactcaTCTCTATTGGGTCTTTCTCGCTCTTTAATCAACTTAAAGTGTCCTGAAAGTAGACTCACCACTGGCTTCACTCCACTCG
Above is a genomic segment from Elaeis guineensis isolate ETL-2024a chromosome 1, EG11, whole genome shotgun sequence containing:
- the LOC105039479 gene encoding chaperone protein dnaJ 6, coding for MGKKKRSRVSEDEDEKAQEIPRAGESSTMIPTEKSLYEILGVERTASQQEIKKAYYKLALRLHPDKNPGDEEAKEKFQLLQKVISILGDEEKRALYDQTGYADDDGLVGEAAENLQEFFRSMYKKVTEADIEEFEANYRGSDSEKKDLKDLYIKCKGNMNRLFCSMLCSEPKLDSHRFKDTIDEAIAEGELKTTKAYQKWAKQVSQTEPPTNPLERRGKSKKQPEADLVAIISKRRNQRKHQFDSVLSSIMAKCNADAAPEPSEQEFEMARKRIESSKQAKKKRH